A genomic segment from Aliidongia dinghuensis encodes:
- a CDS encoding SDR family oxidoreductase: MDLDLAGARVIVTAGAAGIGREIARAFRREGARVHISDIDRAALDAAVADDPGLTASVCDVADRDAVRRLFNEATAALGGLDCLVNNAGIAGPTARVDQIEPEDWDRTLAVNITGQFNCARLAVPLLLESRNPSIINLSSAAGRLGFRLRTPYAASKWAVVGFTKSLAIELGEAGIRVNAILPGIVEGDRQDRVLAAKAQAQNRSLEEMRVLALAQASIKEMITPRQLADTALFLASPLARTTSGQAISVCGDLQALS, encoded by the coding sequence ATGGATCTCGATCTCGCCGGCGCCCGCGTCATCGTCACGGCCGGCGCCGCCGGCATCGGGCGCGAAATCGCGCGCGCATTCCGGCGCGAGGGTGCGCGGGTCCATATCTCGGACATCGACCGCGCGGCGCTCGACGCGGCGGTGGCGGACGATCCCGGCCTCACGGCCTCGGTCTGCGACGTCGCCGACCGCGACGCGGTGCGGCGCCTGTTCAACGAGGCGACAGCGGCCTTGGGCGGGCTCGACTGCCTCGTCAACAATGCCGGCATCGCCGGGCCGACGGCACGGGTCGATCAGATCGAGCCGGAGGACTGGGACCGCACGCTCGCGGTCAACATCACCGGGCAGTTCAACTGCGCCCGGCTCGCCGTGCCGCTGCTGCTCGAGAGCCGCAACCCCAGCATCATCAACCTGTCGTCGGCCGCCGGCCGCCTGGGCTTCCGCCTGCGCACGCCCTATGCCGCATCGAAATGGGCCGTCGTGGGATTCACCAAGTCGTTGGCGATCGAGCTCGGCGAGGCCGGCATCCGCGTCAACGCGATCCTGCCCGGCATCGTCGAGGGCGACCGGCAGGACCGCGTGCTCGCCGCCAAAGCCCAGGCCCAGAACCGCTCGCTTGAGGAGATGCGCGTGCTGGCGCTGGCCCAAGCCTCGATCAAGGAGATGATCACGCCGCGCCAGCTGGCCGACACGGCCCTGTTCCTCGCCTCGCCTCTCGCCCGCACCACCTCGGGCCAGGCGATCAGCGTGTGCGGCGACCTGCAGGCGCTGTCCTAA
- a CDS encoding AIPR family protein codes for MTSISAQILDQRVQRIVADTKEALIQEAGIKDEDGSLNSAAFVLLVTKTVLALTDDEVIDCLVDGGNDFGVDAIYFSPVQDNEFNITLIQGKYKKSLNADSNFPENDVKNMVLAVGALFDPGREITVNSRLRQKLEEIRSFVADGALPTVHVILCNNGLSWTEAAQQHIDAAKFGSQVTWQHIGPDDLVSMLRSTQPVSETLQLTGKFTVENFAFRRVLVGRMAVGQLSSLLDRHGDRLLERNIRRYLGLTGNRVNEAVAGTLRSEEQRQNFYFYNNGITIICSQFRHNALLAENTAVQLEGLQIVNGGQTSKTVQQVARELGPSVADAQVLVRIYELPQDDSNFVQSITYATNSQNPVDLRDLRSNDRKQRELAQALSEMGYQYRSQRSDLPVSTRELTSAAVAEAVLAVWRRRPHQARFNVSEHFGKLYDVIFSEDLNGAQVVAASLIWRYTENRRRRPPADAPDFLPYATRFIAMMIGESLLKTMGIQLRNLNHRNFAQAEKIIEQSSDQLFQDASNRIEQELNKIFAQQDRTLQRLSATFRRGDLIETLTGQPVTAPTMFTLDELGL; via the coding sequence ATGACTAGCATTAGCGCACAGATCTTGGATCAAAGGGTACAGCGAATTGTAGCTGATACCAAAGAAGCGCTCATACAAGAAGCAGGCATTAAGGACGAAGATGGTTCCTTAAATTCGGCTGCCTTCGTGCTTCTTGTAACAAAGACGGTCCTGGCACTTACAGATGATGAAGTGATTGATTGCCTAGTTGATGGCGGCAATGATTTTGGTGTCGACGCCATATATTTTAGCCCTGTTCAAGATAACGAATTTAATATTACTCTTATCCAGGGAAAATACAAAAAAAGCCTAAATGCCGATTCTAATTTTCCAGAAAATGACGTCAAGAATATGGTTCTGGCGGTGGGCGCACTATTTGACCCCGGCCGAGAAATCACTGTTAACTCCAGACTGCGCCAAAAGCTGGAAGAGATACGTTCTTTCGTGGCCGATGGAGCACTACCCACCGTTCACGTCATCCTTTGTAATAATGGGCTAAGCTGGACCGAAGCTGCGCAGCAACATATTGATGCCGCTAAATTTGGTAGCCAAGTGACATGGCAGCACATTGGGCCAGATGATTTGGTGTCCATGCTGCGATCGACACAGCCGGTTTCTGAGACATTGCAACTCACTGGGAAATTTACCGTTGAGAATTTCGCATTCAGGCGTGTTCTTGTAGGGAGAATGGCGGTAGGGCAGTTGTCCTCGCTGCTCGATCGGCACGGGGATCGTCTTCTGGAAAGAAACATCCGACGTTACCTAGGGCTAACAGGCAATCGCGTAAATGAGGCCGTAGCAGGGACGCTTAGATCAGAAGAGCAGCGTCAGAATTTTTATTTTTACAATAACGGAATAACCATAATCTGTTCTCAATTCCGACACAACGCTTTGCTTGCCGAAAACACCGCCGTTCAGCTTGAAGGGCTTCAAATCGTAAATGGCGGCCAGACATCGAAGACTGTTCAACAAGTTGCGCGTGAACTTGGCCCATCAGTGGCAGACGCGCAGGTTCTCGTAAGAATATATGAATTGCCGCAGGACGATTCGAATTTCGTACAAAGCATTACTTATGCTACCAATAGCCAAAATCCTGTCGATCTTCGTGATCTGCGCTCAAATGATCGCAAACAGAGAGAACTCGCCCAAGCCCTCTCAGAGATGGGATACCAGTATCGAAGTCAACGAAGCGACCTGCCAGTTAGTACTCGTGAACTGACTAGCGCGGCGGTCGCTGAGGCCGTGCTCGCAGTTTGGCGGCGACGCCCCCATCAAGCTCGATTCAACGTGAGCGAGCACTTTGGAAAATTATATGACGTTATATTTTCGGAAGATTTGAATGGCGCTCAGGTCGTCGCCGCCTCCTTAATATGGCGCTATACCGAAAATCGTCGTAGACGCCCTCCTGCTGACGCCCCTGATTTTCTTCCCTATGCCACTCGTTTTATTGCGATGATGATTGGCGAAAGTTTGCTCAAAACTATGGGGATCCAGTTACGAAATTTGAATCATAGAAATTTCGCCCAAGCAGAAAAGATCATAGAGCAGTCGTCTGACCAACTCTTCCAGGACGCATCTAATAGAATTGAGCAAGAACTGAACAAGATATTTGCTCAGCAAGACCGAACCCTTCAACGGCTTTCAGCAACATTTCGTCGAGGAGACTTAATTGAAACCCTCACCGGGCAGCCTGTTACTGCACCAACGATGTTTACCTTGGACGAATTAGGGCTTTGA
- a CDS encoding S8 family peptidase has translation MTPTAEDLATTQLQLNNGLYAFQRGYFGANEEVAVYGTGVDLHPELAGRVDLGFDALAGTTGSTLDLDANGHDTAVAGVIAAARGNGGVEGVAPLSRITPVRIVDSTDTYNTSDAQLAAAIDWVRTQGIKISNNSWNAPGTSAQDVGATTFSANAPKTLAAYRRAIGAGGVEIWAAGNESKDQVDLFAGLPLLYPELQRGWVAVGSVDTSGVLSSFSNKCGAAAAWCLVAPGENVGLIYKTSGYATGSGTSFTTPQVAGAEALLLAAFPNLTPQTALQIILQTANKTGIYADTATYGQGLLDIERATRPVGAMTVATQGNVTYQATGTSVSLGSVFGMGLAHSTAQVPVVAQDAFQRGYATSLGSHVTAGVTNFDGVSRLGAFGRPDEVTWTDGSLRLSLIQSADPRLTAPGDAGGAKFTGTTTIAGVETRVGFGIDPGRLLESGRTPVSSALAGGMLAQGAVSNPYLALIDGAWSGGVATPFAGGTAVFAVANGRPLQRQGFDPQASDNGSTAAVVELAYRVGSSATLRGEAGVLEEQASILGATGTGAARVGNSRTEFAGLTGEVVLTPHLAAAGGLHAGLTDTAGRTGSLIQGTTAVTSFAAGLGLVETGALTPHGKWVLGASMPLRAASGEAQLVLPTAVDTSGAAVFSRVRAGLKADGREVDLQSAWSAPLTAQTALTGGLLWRQDPNNIRTAAAETVAAVRVDVQF, from the coding sequence GTGACGCCGACCGCCGAGGACCTGGCAACCACGCAACTGCAGCTGAACAACGGCCTCTACGCGTTCCAGCGCGGCTATTTCGGCGCCAACGAGGAGGTCGCCGTCTATGGCACCGGCGTCGACCTGCATCCGGAGCTGGCGGGGCGCGTCGATCTCGGCTTCGACGCGCTCGCCGGCACGACCGGCAGCACGCTCGACCTCGATGCGAACGGGCACGATACCGCGGTGGCCGGCGTCATTGCGGCGGCGCGCGGCAACGGCGGCGTCGAGGGTGTCGCCCCGCTGTCCAGGATCACGCCGGTGCGCATCGTCGATTCGACCGACACCTACAACACGAGCGACGCCCAGTTGGCGGCGGCGATCGACTGGGTGAGGACGCAGGGCATCAAGATCTCGAACAATTCCTGGAACGCCCCCGGCACCTCCGCCCAGGATGTTGGCGCCACGACGTTCAGCGCCAACGCGCCGAAGACGCTCGCCGCCTACCGCCGGGCCATCGGCGCCGGCGGCGTCGAGATCTGGGCCGCGGGCAACGAGAGCAAGGACCAGGTCGACCTGTTCGCCGGCCTGCCGCTGCTCTATCCGGAATTACAGAGGGGCTGGGTCGCCGTGGGCTCGGTCGATACCAGCGGCGTGCTGTCGAGCTTCTCGAACAAATGCGGTGCCGCCGCTGCCTGGTGCCTGGTGGCGCCGGGCGAGAATGTCGGGCTCATCTACAAGACCTCGGGCTATGCCACCGGTTCGGGCACGTCCTTCACGACGCCGCAGGTCGCCGGCGCCGAGGCGCTGCTGCTGGCCGCCTTCCCCAACCTGACGCCGCAGACGGCGCTGCAGATCATCCTCCAGACGGCAAACAAGACCGGCATCTATGCCGACACGGCGACCTACGGCCAAGGCCTGCTCGACATCGAGCGCGCGACCCGGCCGGTCGGTGCCATGACTGTCGCGACCCAGGGCAACGTGACCTACCAGGCGACCGGCACCAGCGTCTCGCTCGGCAGCGTCTTCGGCATGGGTCTCGCCCACAGCACGGCCCAGGTGCCGGTGGTTGCGCAGGATGCCTTCCAGCGCGGCTATGCCACCTCGCTCGGCAGCCACGTGACCGCTGGCGTCACCAACTTCGACGGCGTGAGCCGGCTCGGCGCCTTCGGCCGCCCGGACGAGGTGACCTGGACCGACGGGTCCCTGCGCTTGAGCCTGATCCAGTCGGCCGATCCGCGCCTCACGGCGCCCGGCGATGCCGGCGGCGCCAAGTTCACCGGCACCACCACCATCGCCGGCGTCGAGACACGGGTCGGCTTCGGCATCGATCCAGGCCGGCTGCTCGAGTCCGGCCGCACGCCGGTCTCGTCCGCCCTTGCCGGCGGAATGCTGGCCCAGGGAGCGGTCTCGAACCCCTATCTGGCGCTCATCGACGGCGCCTGGAGCGGCGGCGTTGCAACGCCGTTTGCCGGCGGCACCGCCGTCTTCGCCGTCGCGAACGGCCGGCCGCTGCAGCGCCAGGGCTTCGACCCGCAAGCCTCCGACAACGGCTCGACCGCCGCTGTCGTCGAGCTTGCCTATCGCGTCGGCAGCAGTGCCACGCTGCGCGGCGAAGCCGGCGTGCTCGAGGAGCAGGCCTCGATCCTGGGTGCGACCGGTACCGGGGCGGCGCGGGTCGGCAATAGCCGCACCGAATTCGCCGGCCTGACCGGCGAGGTCGTGCTGACGCCGCATCTGGCCGCAGCCGGCGGCCTGCACGCCGGCCTGACCGATACGGCCGGCCGCACGGGCTCGCTCATCCAGGGGACGACGGCCGTCACCTCCTTCGCAGCCGGCCTCGGCCTGGTCGAGACCGGCGCGCTCACGCCGCACGGCAAGTGGGTACTGGGTGCCAGCATGCCGCTGCGCGCGGCATCCGGCGAAGCCCAGCTGGTGCTGCCTACGGCTGTCGATACCAGCGGTGCCGCCGTGTTCAGCCGCGTGCGCGCCGGCCTCAAGGCCGACGGCCGCGAGGTCGACCTGCAGAGCGCCTGGAGCGCGCCGCTGACGGCTCAGACCGCCTTGACCGGCGGCCTGCTGTGGCGCCAGGACCCGAACAACATCCGCACGGCAGCGGCCGAAACAGTCGCGGCCGTGCGCGTGGACGTCCAGTTCTGA
- a CDS encoding GntR family transcriptional regulator, with the protein MASAIDTIGRLERVTLGDRVHRQLRELLMAGKLMPGEKLSLRSVAASLGVSMMPVREAVAQLVAEDALTVLPNRAISVPVMTKRRFRELRAIRVMLEGYAAEQAAQQRGEADLAQIREADAQFRRAVSGAAPDPVSALRWNMNLHFAVYRAAQSPSLLTIIEGLWLKVGPVINLDLRASAERLSAGASERLHARLLAAIEAGDGAGARAALVEDINGSAAFIEATGNLPD; encoded by the coding sequence ATGGCATCGGCGATCGATACGATTGGACGCTTGGAGCGCGTGACGCTCGGCGACCGCGTGCATCGCCAGCTGCGCGAGCTCCTGATGGCCGGCAAGCTGATGCCGGGCGAGAAACTGTCGCTGCGCTCGGTCGCGGCGAGCCTCGGCGTCTCCATGATGCCGGTGCGTGAGGCGGTGGCGCAGCTGGTTGCCGAGGATGCACTGACCGTGCTGCCGAACCGCGCGATCAGCGTGCCGGTCATGACGAAGCGCCGCTTCCGCGAATTGCGCGCGATCCGCGTCATGCTCGAGGGCTACGCCGCCGAACAGGCGGCCCAGCAGCGCGGCGAGGCCGACCTCGCTCAGATCCGCGAGGCCGACGCGCAGTTCCGTCGTGCGGTCAGCGGCGCCGCCCCCGACCCCGTCTCGGCACTGCGCTGGAACATGAACCTTCATTTCGCGGTCTATCGCGCCGCCCAGTCGCCGAGCCTGCTTACGATCATCGAAGGGCTGTGGCTCAAGGTCGGGCCGGTCATCAACCTCGACCTGCGCGCATCCGCCGAGCGGCTCAGCGCCGGGGCCTCGGAACGGCTGCACGCCCGCCTCCTGGCGGCGATCGAGGCTGGCGACGGCGCCGGCGCGCGCGCGGCGCTGGTCGAGGACATCAATGGCTCGGCCGCCTTCATCGAGGCGACCGGCAATCTGCCCGACTGA
- a CDS encoding ABC transporter permease yields the protein MPEPLTSNATDVPGAARPRLRLGFLRNLTLLGLLALLWLGLALGTDSFATIGNFQNLLRQASIWAIMAVGQTFVVITAGIDLSAGAVVGIAGTLVALLMKAGVPVPAAVMATLALGAAIGWCHAFGIVRMGLPPFIMTLASLTALRGIGLLMTNGQTIAGLPTGFSSFARGEVAGVPNLFLAVIAVAVPCHVLLHHSRWGRYLYAVGSNREAARLSGVRVGRVLYLAYILSATLSALAGVLTTARIGIGVATTGDGWELQAIASSVIGGASLFGAVGSVPGPLLGAMLLTTINNGANLLNVNPFWQRIITGALIVAIVYLDQARRPKR from the coding sequence GTGCCTGAGCCTCTCACAAGCAATGCCACCGACGTGCCGGGCGCAGCACGCCCGCGCCTGCGCCTGGGATTCCTGCGCAACCTGACGCTGCTCGGGCTCTTGGCGCTGCTGTGGCTCGGCCTTGCCCTCGGCACCGACAGTTTTGCCACGATCGGCAATTTCCAGAACCTGCTCAGGCAGGCGTCGATCTGGGCGATCATGGCGGTCGGCCAGACCTTCGTCGTCATCACCGCGGGCATCGATCTCTCGGCCGGCGCCGTGGTCGGCATCGCCGGCACGCTGGTCGCCCTCCTGATGAAGGCGGGCGTGCCCGTGCCGGCGGCGGTGATGGCGACGCTGGCCCTCGGCGCCGCGATCGGCTGGTGCCATGCCTTCGGCATCGTGCGCATGGGCCTGCCGCCCTTCATCATGACGCTCGCCTCGCTGACGGCATTGCGCGGCATCGGCCTGCTCATGACCAACGGCCAGACCATCGCCGGCCTGCCGACGGGCTTCAGCAGCTTCGCCCGCGGCGAGGTCGCGGGCGTGCCCAACCTGTTCCTGGCGGTCATCGCCGTCGCCGTGCCGTGCCATGTGCTGCTGCATCATTCGCGCTGGGGCCGCTATCTCTATGCCGTGGGCTCGAACCGCGAGGCGGCGCGCTTGAGCGGCGTCCGGGTCGGGCGCGTGCTCTATCTGGCCTATATCCTGTCGGCGACCCTGTCGGCGCTCGCCGGCGTGCTCACGACCGCGCGCATCGGCATCGGCGTCGCCACGACCGGCGACGGCTGGGAACTGCAGGCGATCGCGTCCTCGGTGATCGGCGGCGCCAGCCTGTTCGGCGCCGTCGGCAGCGTGCCCGGGCCGCTCTTGGGCGCCATGCTGCTCACGACCATCAACAACGGCGCCAACCTGTTGAACGTCAACCCGTTCTGGCAGCGCATCATCACCGGCGCGCTCATCGTCGCGATCGTCTATCTCGACCAGGCGCGCCGGCCGAAGCGCTGA
- a CDS encoding LysR family transcriptional regulator produces the protein MDKSDVTLERMRSFVRVAERGSLSAVARELGVGQSTVTRHLRELEEAVGVPLLSRTTRRVTLTDEGSRYYANSVQILRLVEQAGDEARGTRGAPAGTIRISCTAAFGVLHISRLIFAFQDRYPDIGVDLSLTDERVDLVREGVDIALRLGPLTDSSMKLKALGQSRRLLVAAPDYLAARGRPAVPQDLAGHEGVRMSNVAGSDTLILEGSSGDRHAVPIGGRLRIDHGLAAREALAAGRGIGPTHLWLVDDLLAAGRLEVILPDYSPPPVRLSMLIVPERAGIARVRLLVDFLARRIGGIPGIERPER, from the coding sequence ATGGATAAATCGGACGTTACGCTCGAGCGCATGCGCAGCTTCGTTCGCGTCGCCGAGCGCGGCAGCCTGTCGGCAGTCGCGCGCGAGCTCGGCGTCGGGCAGTCGACGGTCACACGCCATCTGCGGGAGCTCGAGGAAGCGGTCGGCGTGCCCTTGCTCAGCAGGACGACCCGGCGCGTGACGCTGACCGACGAGGGCAGTCGCTATTATGCCAACAGCGTCCAGATCCTGCGTCTCGTCGAACAGGCCGGCGACGAGGCGCGCGGCACGCGTGGCGCGCCTGCCGGCACGATCCGGATATCCTGCACGGCCGCGTTCGGGGTTTTGCACATAAGCCGGCTGATCTTCGCCTTTCAGGATCGCTATCCCGACATCGGTGTCGATCTCAGCCTCACCGACGAGCGCGTCGACCTCGTGCGCGAGGGTGTCGATATCGCGCTGCGCCTGGGCCCGCTCACCGACAGCTCCATGAAGCTCAAGGCGCTCGGTCAGTCGCGGCGCCTGCTCGTGGCGGCACCCGATTATCTGGCGGCTCGCGGCAGACCGGCCGTCCCACAGGACCTGGCCGGTCATGAAGGCGTGCGGATGTCGAACGTGGCGGGCAGCGACACGCTTATCCTGGAAGGCTCGAGCGGCGACCGGCATGCGGTGCCGATCGGCGGACGCCTCCGGATCGATCATGGGCTGGCCGCGCGCGAGGCCCTTGCCGCCGGGCGCGGCATCGGCCCCACCCATCTCTGGCTTGTCGACGATCTGCTGGCCGCCGGCCGGCTCGAGGTGATCCTGCCGGACTATTCGCCGCCACCCGTCCGGCTCAGCATGCTGATCGTGCCGGAGCGCGCGGGCATCGCCCGCGTCCGGCTGCTGGTCGACTTTCTCGCCCGGCGGATCGGCGGCATCCCCGGCATCGAGCGGCCGGAGCGTTAG
- a CDS encoding LysR family transcriptional regulator gives MTRVPATFNLLSATLSRLKLRQLALVLALIETKTMHRAAESLNLSQPAATKLLQEIERTLGVSLFERQPRGMVPTVYGLAAGRHARLLLRDLNRLQQEMEGLKRGIEGTVQLGAVMAAVPQLVAGALARLGQAHPTLRVSLLTDTSDGLLAELHAGRLDVVVGRPISKRDRESLTWEPLVDEEIRIVVGTGNPLLGLDGLTLADLARETWVLQPASTPMRQAVEAAFAQSGLDLPHHSVETVSMLATASLLARTSMIGAVPDSIASYFIALDTLAELPVALPAGIEPCGLITLADRPIDPALECVMAALRETAQGEVVLVDKF, from the coding sequence GTGACTCGCGTTCCCGCGACCTTCAACCTTCTGTCCGCGACCTTGAGCCGCTTGAAGCTCCGGCAATTGGCGCTGGTGCTGGCGCTGATCGAGACCAAGACGATGCATCGCGCGGCCGAGAGCCTCAACCTGTCGCAGCCGGCCGCGACCAAGCTGCTGCAGGAGATCGAGCGCACCCTCGGCGTCAGCCTGTTCGAGCGCCAGCCGCGCGGCATGGTGCCGACGGTCTATGGGCTCGCCGCGGGGCGGCATGCGCGCCTTTTGCTGCGCGACCTCAACCGGCTGCAGCAGGAGATGGAGGGGCTGAAGCGCGGCATCGAGGGCACGGTCCAGTTGGGCGCCGTGATGGCGGCGGTGCCGCAGCTCGTGGCGGGTGCGCTGGCCCGCCTCGGCCAGGCGCATCCGACCTTGCGCGTCTCGCTCCTGACCGACACGAGCGACGGCCTCCTGGCCGAGCTTCATGCCGGGCGGCTCGACGTCGTGGTCGGGCGCCCGATCAGCAAGCGCGATCGCGAGAGCCTGACGTGGGAGCCGCTCGTCGACGAGGAAATCCGCATCGTCGTCGGCACCGGCAATCCGCTCCTGGGCCTGGACGGGCTGACGCTCGCCGACCTTGCACGCGAAACCTGGGTGCTGCAGCCGGCCTCGACGCCGATGCGCCAAGCGGTCGAAGCGGCCTTCGCCCAGAGCGGGCTCGACCTGCCGCACCATTCGGTCGAGACCGTCTCGATGCTGGCGACCGCAAGCCTTCTCGCCCGGACCAGCATGATCGGCGCCGTGCCGGACAGCATCGCCAGCTATTTCATCGCGCTCGACACGCTCGCCGAGCTGCCGGTCGCACTGCCGGCCGGCATCGAGCCCTGCGGCCTCATCACGCTCGCCGACCGGCCGATCGATCCGGCACTCGAATGCGTGATGGCGGCGCTCCGGGAAACAGCGCAGGGGGAGGTGGTGCTGGTGGATAAATTCTGA
- a CDS encoding NAD(P)H-dependent oxidoreductase, which produces MKVLLVFAHPEPRSLTGALRDVAVRELEAQGHGVRVSDLYADGWKSTVDRADFPSLAPDARLKVPAASRADFETGTLTDDVRVEHEKLLWADALILQFPLWWFTMPAILKGWVDRVFAYGFAYGVGEHSDRRWGDRYGEGTFAGKRAMLIVTAGGWQPHYAARGVNGPIDDLLFPINHGILYYPGYDVLPPFVVYSADRLDEAGFEPVAERLRERMRTLATTLPIPYRRQNGGDYLIPSGELRPGLEGADASGFALHLDGAVKIRNPL; this is translated from the coding sequence ATGAAAGTCCTGCTTGTCTTCGCTCATCCCGAACCCCGTTCGCTCACCGGGGCGCTCCGCGACGTCGCCGTCCGGGAACTCGAGGCCCAGGGCCACGGGGTCAGGGTGTCGGACCTCTATGCCGACGGCTGGAAATCCACGGTCGACCGGGCCGATTTCCCCTCGCTGGCGCCCGACGCCCGGCTGAAGGTGCCGGCGGCCTCGCGTGCGGATTTCGAGACCGGCACGCTCACCGACGACGTCAGGGTCGAGCACGAGAAGCTCCTGTGGGCCGATGCCCTGATCCTGCAGTTTCCGCTCTGGTGGTTCACCATGCCGGCGATCCTCAAGGGCTGGGTCGACCGGGTGTTCGCCTACGGCTTCGCCTATGGCGTCGGCGAGCACAGCGACCGGCGATGGGGCGACCGCTACGGCGAGGGCACGTTCGCCGGCAAGCGCGCGATGCTGATCGTGACCGCCGGCGGCTGGCAGCCGCATTACGCCGCCCGCGGGGTCAACGGGCCGATCGACGACCTGCTGTTCCCGATCAATCACGGCATCCTCTATTATCCGGGCTACGACGTCCTGCCGCCGTTCGTCGTCTACAGCGCCGACCGGCTGGACGAGGCCGGCTTCGAACCGGTGGCCGAGCGCCTGCGCGAGCGGATGCGGACGCTCGCGACCACTCTGCCCATCCCCTACCGCCGGCAGAACGGCGGCGACTATCTGATCCCGAGCGGCGAGCTCCGCCCCGGCCTGGAAGGTGCCGATGCCAGCGGCTTCGCGCTGCATCTCGACGGCGCGGTAAAAATCCGAAATCCGTTGTAA
- a CDS encoding sugar ABC transporter ATP-binding protein produces MPPKDGPILELSGIEKRFPGTHALKGMDLAFDEGEIHAIAGENGAGKSTLIKILTGAHEPTAGSLRWRGAPVRFRTPGDALALGIDAVHQEVVACPHLNVAANLFLGAEWTRGGLLAKRAMAAEAQAVLDGLGFAIRADAILGRLTIGQQQLVATARAAHRGTRFLIFDEPTGYLTRQETEQLFRLIRRLHADGVTVVYISHRLEEIFELADRVSILRDGRLISTRRTADTNERELIRDMVARPLDDVHYKRPVAAGELLLETQALTGPGFADVSVEVRRGEIVGLYGLIGAGRSEFVTAVFGRHRPTGGMVRWRGEAVAIRREADAIQLGMALVPESRRDQGLCLNLPVGFNLALPSYEELGRSGLVDRRAERGLAERLMARLKIVAAGRGAPALTLSGGNQQKIVVGKWLERGAQLFIFDEPTVGVDVGTKSELYRVFADLLEAGAGIILISSYLPEVYDLSDRLLVFRRGRHVASHGWKEVDMETILTEAIGA; encoded by the coding sequence GTGCCCCCAAAGGATGGACCAATCCTCGAGCTCTCGGGCATCGAGAAGCGGTTCCCCGGCACCCATGCGCTGAAGGGCATGGATCTCGCCTTCGACGAGGGCGAGATCCATGCCATTGCGGGCGAGAACGGCGCCGGCAAGTCGACCCTGATCAAGATCCTGACCGGCGCGCATGAGCCGACCGCCGGCAGCCTGCGCTGGCGCGGCGCCCCCGTCCGCTTCCGCACGCCCGGCGATGCGCTGGCGCTCGGCATCGATGCGGTGCATCAGGAGGTGGTCGCCTGCCCGCACCTGAACGTGGCGGCCAATCTCTTCCTCGGCGCCGAGTGGACGCGGGGCGGGTTGCTCGCCAAGCGCGCCATGGCGGCGGAGGCGCAGGCGGTGCTGGATGGCCTGGGCTTCGCTATCCGGGCCGACGCCATCCTGGGGCGCCTCACGATCGGCCAGCAGCAGCTCGTGGCCACGGCGCGCGCCGCCCATCGCGGCACGCGCTTCCTCATCTTCGACGAGCCGACCGGCTACCTCACCCGGCAGGAGACGGAGCAGCTGTTCCGCCTCATCCGCAGGCTCCATGCCGACGGCGTCACCGTCGTCTATATCAGCCACCGGCTGGAAGAAATCTTCGAGCTCGCCGACCGGGTGTCGATCCTGCGCGACGGCCGGCTGATCTCGACCCGCCGCACGGCCGACACCAACGAGCGCGAGCTCATCCGCGACATGGTCGCCCGCCCGCTCGACGACGTGCACTACAAGCGCCCGGTCGCGGCCGGCGAGCTGCTGCTCGAGACGCAGGCGCTCACGGGGCCGGGGTTCGCGGATGTGTCGGTCGAGGTGCGGCGCGGCGAGATCGTCGGGCTCTATGGCCTCATCGGCGCCGGGCGCAGCGAATTCGTGACAGCAGTCTTCGGCCGGCACCGGCCGACCGGCGGTATGGTCCGGTGGCGCGGAGAGGCCGTCGCGATCCGGCGCGAGGCCGATGCGATCCAGCTCGGCATGGCGTTGGTACCGGAGAGCCGGCGCGACCAAGGCCTGTGCCTCAACCTGCCCGTCGGCTTCAATCTGGCGCTGCCGAGCTACGAGGAGCTTGGCCGCTCAGGCCTCGTCGACCGTCGCGCCGAGCGCGGCCTGGCAGAGCGCCTGATGGCGCGGCTCAAGATCGTAGCGGCCGGCCGCGGTGCGCCGGCGCTGACGCTGTCCGGCGGCAACCAGCAGAAGATCGTCGTCGGCAAATGGCTCGAGCGCGGCGCCCAGCTCTTCATCTTCGACGAGCCGACGGTCGGCGTCGATGTCGGCACCAAGAGCGAGCTCTACCGGGTGTTCGCCGACCTGCTCGAGGCCGGCGCCGGCATCATCCTGATCTCCTCGTACCTGCCGGAGGTCTATGACCTGAGCGATCGGCTGCTGGTGTTCCGTCGCGGCCGGCATGTCGCGTCCCATGGCTGGAAGGAAGTCGACATGGAAACGATCCTGACGGAGGCGATCGGTGCCTGA